The nucleotide sequence TTTCGGAAAAGTACGGCAATGGGCAAGGAGATGAAACCCTCAGCCCGCTATCGAACATCCTTGCCGAATTTCCCCTTCGCTTAAATTGTAGCAAAAAAAAAGCACCTCCTGCAAAGAATCTGCAAAAAGTGGCTTTTTCTTGTACGAAAGTGGTCACAGATATGCCCGCAGAAAGACCCATGGGACTTATATCTTAAGCCCCCCAACTTGCTGCTACTTATTCAGCATATACTGCATATACTCTACCTTGACCGCACCGTACCGCCTGCGGCTGATCGGCAATTTCATGCCGCTCGTGAGCACGAACACCCCCTCTTCCATGCGCTCGATTCTGTCCATATTGACGATGATGCGATGGTAACATTCAAGGAAGCGCTTGTCGCGCAGCAGCCGCTCCGCGCTCCACTCATAAGTAAAAGGGCGCGAGAGGTGAAAATCACGCTCTTCGAGGACGATGTGCAGCCTGCCGCCTTCGATGTCCGCATAGAAAATCTTTTGGAAGGGGATCTCCAAGGCGCGTCCGTTGTATTCCACGCTGAGAACGTGCGCCGACTGATCGCGGCGTGCGAAGACATGACGCAGAGAGGCCTGAAAAGCCTCCTCATCCGTCCCCAGAGGCTTGAGGAAGTAGCCGTCGGCAAAGACGCGATAACCCTCCATCAGATGCTCCTCGCTCGTCGTGAGGAATATGATGCCGATGTCGGCGCTTTCGGCACGCAAGCGCCGCGCCGCTTCCATGCCGTCAAGACCGGGCATGCAGATGTCTAAGAGCACGAGATCGTAGGACTGCCGATCAAAGCACTCCAGGAGCGCTTCGGCTGAATCGAAGAGGTCAAGCTGCACGACGGCTGTTTCCTTCGACCAATATCGCGCGAGCATCTTCGCAAGATAGCGCCGCGCCGCCTCGCGCACCTCTTCCTCATCATCGACAATAGCAATGCGCATCCTTTCCCGCCTTTCTGTTTCCGTATGACTCCGTCATTCATTTGACGAAGCATGACTTCTATCGTATAATACCACAAAACCATACATAAGCAAACAGTTTGGAGGGTTTGTCTTGAACGAAAACAATCTTGCCGTCGTCTTCAACACCTTCCTGTTCCTCCTCTCGCTCCTGCCGGCCGTCTACCTGCGCTACCTGCCGTTTCGCACCATCCTTGCGCCGAAGGCACGGCGACGGCTGCTGCAGGGGTATGCCTTTATCTTCTTTGCGGAGCTTGCCGCTTCTCTGCTGCTCTTCTTTTCCGGCGTTCTGTCCTACAGCTTTCATACGTTCAAACTCTTTTACATCTTCTTCGGCTTTCTTCCCTACTTTCTGCTGAACCTCTGCATGATCCGACCGTACGCCGCGCAGCATATCTTCATCCTCGGCACGCAGTTCATTCTCAGCAGCACAGTCTCGACGATCGCGATTCTCCTCGTACTGACATTCAGCAGCGAAAGCGACTTTTTCGACCACTTCGCCACTTACTGCGCC is from Selenomonas sputigena ATCC 35185 and encodes:
- a CDS encoding LytR/AlgR family response regulator transcription factor produces the protein MRIAIVDDEEEVREAARRYLAKMLARYWSKETAVVQLDLFDSAEALLECFDRQSYDLVLLDICMPGLDGMEAARRLRAESADIGIIFLTTSEEHLMEGYRVFADGYFLKPLGTDEEAFQASLRHVFARRDQSAHVLSVEYNGRALEIPFQKIFYADIEGGRLHIVLEERDFHLSRPFTYEWSAERLLRDKRFLECYHRIIVNMDRIERMEEGVFVLTSGMKLPISRRRYGAVKVEYMQYMLNK